One part of the Quercus lobata isolate SW786 chromosome 7, ValleyOak3.0 Primary Assembly, whole genome shotgun sequence genome encodes these proteins:
- the LOC115952480 gene encoding clathrin light chain 2-like, producing MSSFNAYDIDGEEEINVNTLNSHFIDDEDERSFTAAGKGYASYSSFPSGGFPADDDAAVDHASASPEIYGFDDPNPSYSQSPFNPIHVDNGNGNENCYGGFDENNISIGIDDGVFSSDGPMLPPSIKMELEEGFALCEWRQ from the coding sequence atgtCTTCCTTCAACGCGTACGACATTGATGGCGAGGAGGAGATTAACGTGAACACATTGAATAGTCATTTCATTGATGACGAAGATGAACGGAGCTTCACTGCCGCCGGCAAAGGTTATGCTTCTTACTCTAGCTTCCCATCTGGGGGATTTCCAGCTGACGATGACGCGGCCGTCGACCACGCCTCCGCATCGCCTGAGATCTACGGATTCGACGATCCAAACCCTAGCTACTCCCAATCTCCGTTCAACCCGATCCACGTGGATAATGGAAATGGGAACGAGAACTGTTACGGTGGTTTTGATGAAAACAACATCAGCATCGGCATTGATGACGGTGTTTTCAGCTCCGACGGTCCGATGCTTCCGCCATCGATCAAAATGGAGCTAGAGGAAGGTTTTGCTCTTTGTGAATGGAGGCAGTGA